From a region of the Balaenoptera musculus isolate JJ_BM4_2016_0621 chromosome 15, mBalMus1.pri.v3, whole genome shotgun sequence genome:
- the NUDT1 gene encoding 7,8-dihydro-8-oxoguanine triphosphatase: protein MRASRLYTLVLVLQPQRVLLGMKKRGFGAGRWNGFGGKVQEGETIEDGAKRELQEESGLTVDALQKVGQIVFEFVGDPELMHVHIFCTDSVHGTPVESDEMRPQWFQLDQIPFADMWPDDSYWFPLLLQKKKFHGYFKFQNHDTILDHKLREVDTV from the exons ATGCGTGCCTCGAGGCTCTACACCTTGGTACTCGTGCTGCAGCCTCAGCGAGTCCTCCTGGGCATGAAGAAACGAGGCTTCGGGGCCGGCCGGTGGAACGGCTTCGGAGGCAAAGTTCAAGAAGGAGAGACCATCGAGGATGGAGCCAAGag GGAGCTGCAGGAAGAGAGCGGTCTGACCGTGGACGCGCTGCAGAAGGTGGGCCAGATCGTGTTTGAGTTCGTGGGCGACCCCGAGCTGATGCACGTGCACATCTTCTGCACAGACAGTGTCCACGGGACACCAGTGGAGAGCGACG AAATGCGCCCCCAGTGGTTCCAACTGGACCAGATCCCCTTCGCTGACATGTGGCCCGATGACAGCTACTGGTTTCCCCTCCTGCTTCAGAAGAAGAAGTTCCACGGCTACTTCAAGTTCCAGAATCACGACACCATCCTGGACCACAAGCTCCGCGAGGTGGACACCGTCTAG